The following nucleotide sequence is from Mytilus edulis chromosome 13, xbMytEdul2.2, whole genome shotgun sequence.
TCGATGCCGCTGTCGTCAATCTGAAGTGGAAACTTTCGTTCCCTCTTGGCACCAATGGGAGTTGAATGTCTTAATGGCATCCTGGGTGGTAATGGCAAGCTATTGCCATCTCCACTAACACTGTTAGACCGGGGTGGTATAGCAGGGGCTCTAGTGGGACTTGGTAAGTTAGTTGCATCTCTTTCTTTAACATGCTGAATGGTCCCTGAATCAACGCTCATTGAGTGATGCAAAGTTGGTATCTTAACATGTAATTTAGAATTATAAGTTTTATGATTCATACCTTGACCAACACGACCTCCACGTATGGGGATAGCACCACCTCTTAACATTCTTAAAGGGTTTGTTTCCACATCTTCATCCCCACCAGTGGATGAGGACATAGCTCCTTTACCAGGAATACCTTGGGGTTCACGAATATTACGAGAATGTCCTTCCTCACTACCGCTGATTACTCCTCTTTGATGATCAAGGGAGCGTCGTATTCTACTCTCCCTTGCAAGTTTATTCATAATTTCACGAGGGGAAGGTTCAGAAAAGTCCTCCCCTACAAAAAGACTGGAAGATTTATTGTAAGAATCCCTACGAGAATCATCCTGACGATTGACTTCTGTAGCACTATTTACCGACTCCGTACCAGAATCAGTATGAACATTGTCTGAATCAGGTTCATCAATCCTTAATACTTCTACATTGTTTTTAATGTCTTCAGAGTCACACTCTGATGTTTGTTCACTAGAAGTGTCTAAAATTTTAGGTCTATATTCATCTTCTGGTAGTTTTACTTTCAGATCATATTCTTGAGGAATTTCTGGCGGTGGTTTTTGTGGACGAGGCACAGGTTCTACTCTCTGTATGATTTCTGGTCTAGGTTTTGGAGCAGGTATTGGTATATCAGATCGTTTGCTGTCAGGCCGTGGTTTTGGAACTGGTTTCTGATGATAACTCATCTCTGTAAAttgattaaaattcatttcagGTGGTTCTAAGTCAAAGTCATCTATCATTGCAAGAGGCACCCCATATGTACTATCTTGATGTACAGGAGTAACCTCCCTTCTTTCTGGTGTAACCTCTCTTTTcattggagttatttccctttttgcaGGAGTAATTTCTCTTTTTGCAGGAGTTATATCTCTCTTTGCAGGAATTATTTCTCTTTTCGCAGGAGTAATTTCTCTTCTAACTGGAGTTAACTCCCTTTTGACAGGAGTTACCTCTCTTTTAGGTGGAGTAACTTCCCTTTCTTCAGAGGAGTATGAAGTACCAGATTTTTCCTTCACAGAACCTCTCATAACTAACTGGTTATAAGCCTCCATTGCTCCAGGAGGAACACTTTCTACTTGATCTGCTTTATTTTTGATCTCCTCGGAGAAAGTACGTTGACGATCAAGTTTCGGACTACGTTTAAATGAGAATTTGAATCTTGATCCATTCTGTGGTGACCCTGAATCACTTTCTGAATCTGACTGATATTTATCAGGTGACGAAGGTTCTTGTGATGATGACATATGAGAACGAGAACTTAATTCATTTGCCATGGCGATAGCATCATCTATCATTTTTTCATCAGATGCTGACATTGGTTTGACTTTGGCTTGTTTTCGTGGTTCTGGTTTCGGAGGCTCCCTGTTTCGAGGTTCCTGCAAGGCAAAAATTGAACATGCATAGTGATTACATAAATAGATACATGCTGTCTATAATAAAGATATTTTCATATACTCCAGACTTGATTATACTGAAGAAAAGCTGAAGATAATTTCTATAAGAAGAATATAATAATTACCCTATATCCCTTTTCTCCTAATGAgaatatacaatatttatatgtgaatgtatatgtaaaaaaaaaaaggatatttaaTTCAGATTTATGATTTTTTCAATCTGTCCATTCATCAATTGCTTGTATAGATTGATTGTTCCTTGTACGTCAGAGATTGTAAATTGAGCAACAGCAACATGCAATGCCATGCACATAATGATCACAGTTgaatttttttgtgtttgtttttttaaagtttttttttctttctattttatatcataatacacttttttaaagcaaattaaagagaaatatatgtttcattccatataatttaacaaaattttgcaGAGAAGAAAGATTGAACAGCTATAGCTGTTAAGAGGAAGTAGAATTAGAGGCAGACATACTAGTCTAGGTGGTTGAACAGGAAGTGGTGGTGGTGGTGACTTTGATCCTCTCCCATTGGTCATCAGTTTAGGAGGCGATTCATGTTGAGGTGTTGTAGTTGCTGATGAATCATTTGAAGATGAGTTTGCCAACTTTGCCTCTTTGTCGTTTATTGCTTTCAATACTTCATCCATAAATGAAGGTCCGAAATCAAAAGAACTCTGTAAAATGTCAAGTTTTataattaaatatcaataaaaaaaaagatatggtaaaTATACAGAAATGACATGTCAGACGGCAatcttacaacaacaaaaaaacaacaaacaaaaacatgtagAGATCAGTGAAAGTTATTTAATAATAGACTATGCTTGCTATGATATGGACAAATTATGAATAAATGTCAATACATTTAatgatttgcattttttttttaaatcaaaatcgcaatatttttctcaagaacaaaaatttaattgtgttttattttataactaatGGTCTTGAATCAGGGAAGACTTGTGCCCACGTAAAACTGATTTTAACAGTTAAACACCCATCATACGTTTTACCTGTCCCTAGTCAGGTTATCTGTTTTAAGTTGTAGTCTTTGTATTTAACTTTTTGGAGGAATCTGTATTGTCGGTTTAtgtgattttttatttcattatctaATATTTTTGGTAATGTCTATTATAGTTTTTTTTGACATTATCTAATTTATCTTTTATTAATTACAGTGTATTCTGTTTATCCATCACACAAGAGGACCAGAAAAAAAGTTGGATTAAGCAGGGTAttggaatactcaggtttttttCTGCAACAATAGGCATATTTTGGGATAGCCCTAAGATGTTATGAATCATAGACTGTTAGTACAAAcgtttatatatgatttattttttcataccGACATGTCAGGCATTTTGAAGTCAGCAAATATAGAATCATCATCTATATCTTGATACTGGAAATCTCCACTATCAACCTCGTCTGTCCTTGTTACATATTGACTGTCTATAGATTCCTGACTTATCCAGGAGTGACCATTAGTACCCAGAGATCCATTCATATTATGTCCATTTTCATCTCTATTAAGACTCACAGTTGATATCCGACTTTCACCTTCTTTCCCTGGAAGATAGATCATAATCATCATTACTTACTATAATTGTAATTACTTCTTTCCTTTCAATAATCTATCCAGGTtgtattttctatttttgaaCATCCATAAACTATATGGCCCTGTATTAACATGATTTTTTCATAGCATTTtcaaattaacatattttaagatGGATGTCTTTTTATCCTAAGCATGGAATTAGATCACCATTAATTTCTTTccataaattaaatacaaaaatttaaaagtaaatgtttCTGTTTTAGGGTCTTGATGCTATGCAGATATATTTACAACAAAGGCTTattttcattgttgaaagctatactgtgacctatatttgttgACTTTAATGtcaatttggtctctgatggagagtggtctcattggcaataatagctcatcttcttatttttacattataatattGTAGTTTTTTCTgcatattacaaaatgtataataaaatatatcataatgaaatATCTTTTATATGATTTTGCAAAATCTAAATACCAACCTGTACTAGCAACTTTGACTGGCAGTTTGTCGTAATTATCACCAATGAAACCAACATCACCGAAAATAGCACCATCGTAACCAATATGCCCTGTGTGACGAAGGTCATTCTGTGGACCACTGATCATCTCAGCATTGAACCGCCTTAATGACTTCCTGTTTGATTctgcaataaataaataataattttaatatattatggagatttttttatttaatgtttgaaGTCAAGTTCCTGAAAAGTAAAATGTAAACAGAAACAGAAATtgctaaaaatggaaaataaaattttatatcaaGATTATCCAATGACATTTTTCAACAGAAATTGACGAAActgattaataaaattatgtttcgAAATATTTCCTTTTACATATATagagaataaaaaataattcttatattAGTTTTAAAACTGATTAAATCATGTGTAAGCGTTGACTGTGTCATTGCATATTTCTGTGTATTATTTAAGCATGTGGCCATTCCCATACAATGGAAGCAATATCTGTGGTACAATATATACCTTTAAACCTGTGTCATTTAACTATACTTGTGTTTCATATTTatgtaaatatcaaataaaatatatgagcTTTGACAATCTATAACATATGACAATttcctttgaaaaaaatttgacTTGGTATGAAAGCCCTCTGGTCAAAATTTATAAGAACAGAATTTACAATGATACAGGAGTATCTTTTATGATGAACAGTAATATCTGTCTAAATTAACTGTATCCCTCAGGACTGTGTTTGGCATAGACACTAGTGTCCACAGTTTACTGGTTTAATTACTACAGAATGTTCTTATTACAAGAGATCAGATGGTTTTAATCAGTTAGTTTtcactgttaaaatatttctctAAAATAAATTCTTAATAATTGACATCTTTTATAAAACCCTGAACCTGGAAGGAACCTGTTAGTTTGGAAAAGGTCAAGGATCAGATATAGGGTTCACTCCATTCTAATGTAATTAGTAGAACAGCATGAAGCTTATTTTAGCTCACTTGAATTAATTATAATCAGTTGCAGTTAGCATAAAGCTTtttccttatttatttttaaggTTTCAAATTTCACATTTGGATATGATTCCactgctttgttgtttaaaatcgcgaaattttacaccctaAAAAATAACTCGCTATACGGTATAAATTTAGTGAATGTGACATCCATTTTTTAATAAACTCAAGACAGAACAAATTTTgttttaggggccagttgaagccAGCCTGTGGCTGTGGGATTTTCTTGCTATATTGAATACCAATTGGTGGCCCTTGGTTGTTTTCTGCCCTTTGGTCAGGTTATTTCATGTGACttaatttctatctaaaaaagcCCATGCCCCACAGACAGATGATCTATTTTGGAGCTGAGACCCAGTTGTCAAAATTATGGTCCATTCTATCTAAGTATCTAATTAAGAGATCATGCTGCTCCAACTTGTTGAGGATCTGATTAATGACCTTATTTTAAGTGAtattctaattttttggcattaTGTGATAAGTCATAAGCTGTTGTCAATATTTTGTTATAGAAGCCACACTACACATCTATTTGTCCCTTCTCCAATCTTACCTTTCTTACCACCCTTTTTGGGGGATTTTTCTTTCTTGTCTGATTCTATAAATAGCATAACcaatcaaattgtaaaaataaagatttaggCATAATTGGGGTCTATTGTAGCAAATAGGAGTTAAATCAAAATAAGATTATTCACTACTAAGCATctagcaaacattttttttttaaaatacaataaaaagtaaaatcttttatcttttattcaagaattaattgtaattgtaatattCATTCCACATTTTTGCATGTctaacatttttttatcattaaaaatttGCAATTCTTTAAAATGATTGTTTTCTTGTTTGCATTTTGGAAACTTGTAGTAAATGTCTGTAGAATTTAACTCCtctatttaaaatatattcaatGTCTAAGTATGTAGAATACTAAACTACCTATAATActgtatttataaaaatgtaaaatttaggACTCGGCATGCTGGCATAGTTTCATTATATGACTGACAGTGGCTCTCTGCCAGCATGCAAAATGTGCTCTTGTGCTGAAATAAATGCTATTATGAAATGCATATACATCAAGCAATGATATGATTCTATTCTACAGTATAAATTGTAAGACCCTAAATTCCCAGCTTATAAAAAGAAGAGAAGAAAACTTCTaaatacagtataagaaaatcaGAATAAAATGAAGCATATCTAGATAGTAGTATTCCTTTAATCTAACTACCTAacctaaatgtttaaaaaatttggcttgcaaaaaaaacaaaaaaaacaaattggtaaTAAATGCAAGAAATAATAAAATCCAATATTAGTGTTATAAAAGAAACAATTGAATGtaaaagagtaaaaaaatattaatgtaaataaagatgataggcaaaaatgttcataaaaattacccaaaatttttattataaatctcTTAAAAAAATTCCACAGCATGAAAGCAAAATTGAGTAAAATCAAAGGACAGGTACACTGAtgattttgatgattttattGAGTGATCTATGTCATCGTCTAAGTGATAGTAAGTCCTTGACTAATATTTTAGACTCATGTCTGGGTTCAACTTGAGGAAGTTCCAATTTGTTATCAGTATTTTTTGAAGATACTCATAGCAGTTTGTGGATAAAAGCATGATTATGATGTGCAACATTTTCTagcatttttgttcttttttcttACCTTTCCTTACAAGTTTGACCATAGGTTGGTCTGAGTcagctttttcttttttagagtCTACATGAAAAATTTACTATTTATTTGGGGTTTCCAAATGGAAATTAAACCAATTTTGTTAATAGATAATGATAAGAAATCAAATATACTTGTTCACAAATATTTAagtgtaaaatttcattaatctgtaagacatttaaaaaaattattataacaaTTTAGACAAAATTTTCTagtaaaagaaagataactctattaTGAAAAGGGTTATAAAAAACAGGTGCATTGTATTTTTGGAAGTTTTTAATGTGTATCTTAATCCTCTCTTAAATGGAGCTCTTCCCCTAAAACcataattatcatttaaaaaaaatttccattttcatttgaattgtgtTTTAAGTATGGCAAGCCGGGATAAAAGCAAGATAATGATTTGCAACATTTCCGAGCGGCTTTTTCTTACCTTTTCTTGAAAGTTTGACTTTAGGTGTGTCcaattctttttcctttttagagTCTATATGAAATAAGGATATTTTGTTCTTCACTTTTGGACTgatatttttaataaccattcaCACAAAAAACCATGAATTTACCAAATTTTAATCattgaaaaataagttaatttcTATATTCTTTCTTTGTTATATTCAATACAAAAAACTatagtttttgatttttgttgattTAAAGTTCACttcaaaaatgttaaacattgaaaaaCGTGAAATCAAAGTTAAGGCTAATATATATTACTTTGTGAAAAGTTGTGTGTGAGAGCTTACCTTTTCGACTGAGTTTAATTTTGGGTGTGTTTGATTCCTGGTTTTCTCTTTTAGAGTCTATGAAAACAAAGGAGTGCAAATTCACACAAAAGAAACAATACTTTACAAACTAATATTTAATCTTGCTAATAAAAGCTCCAACACTCTTGATTTTGATATTAAGTTCTCTTCTGATAATACATTAGAAAAAGCAATATATAATATGGAATCCAATCCATAATTTTAGGGTAATCCTCAAATATAGAAAAGTCTGTTTCACTGATTATCTTTATTGTTagcaatattttattaaaaaggcatagaaaatgttggattatcTCTTAAAAACTCCAATTACAATGACCATAAAAGTGGTCATGTTCCCAGCCAATGATCAAAATCGGGTCAGATTATTTCATGAGCCAAAAAATATCCAAAACTAATGAATTCAAATTTTTACAGATCCAATGACTTTACTctatagaaaatttataaattttcctTTTACAATTTTGATTACAAGCAATGTTTTTTTAATAGCTTCAATAACTATCTGAGCTCCAATAACTGTCTGACCAGATTTTATCACTGGCATGTGAATATTCTGTTATTTACGAATCTTTCTTATACATTATCTCTGGCATCCAGTCTAATACTTTCCCGTAGGATTTTAAAAACAAGCAAATTAACAAGCaggaattaaattaaaaacagaCGACAGAGGATATAATTAATGCTGAGACCTTTTCTACCCGTTAGCTTGTTAGGAGAGAAAGAGTGTCGATCTTACCTTTACGACTTAGTCGTATATTAGAGAAGAATGAACTTCCACTCTCTCTTTTAGATTCTATTAGAAATAAcgggaaataaaatatttttattcatctgatttcAAAATTGTAATGAAAAGTTACTGAAcccataaaaatgaaattttctaaaattcttgtacattaattttgattaattactTGCATATTCTtattcaaaacaaataacaatatttgaaatagttaaaaaatattttacattaattcTGAAAATCATCTACTTTTATATACTGAttcaaatcaaataataaaatttgaattaaactgtACAATGTGTTACATGAAACTAAAAAGACCTTTGCTGCATTTAGCATTACATTGGTTTATTTATCACAATATTTGAGATATATTTTAGATTccatattacaaaaaaatgtttaaacaacTAAAATCATCACTATGTATACATCTATATAAAAGAAAGAACAGAATTTAAGCAAGAAAAGACCACCCAActatttttgacaatattttccGAAGTGATTTTGAATTGCATTTAGTAGTTACATAAAAAGCTGACAAGGTCGATGACAAGGTCAATGACAAGGTCGTAGACAAGCGAGAAAGTAAAGATTTGTTAGACATAGAGGCTTACCTTTACGTGATAGTTTTATTTTTGCATCACCATTTTCCCGTTTTGATTCTAACAAAAAGTTTATACATGTCAATTATACTAACTACCCACACATAATAATTAATGGTTTAATTTACAACATATAAGAATAATCTCGGCGAAAACTCTGTATTATTATACAACATAATTCTATTAAACTCTGTAAACTACATGCTGTAGTTCTATGACCAAGACGAAAATTTATAGTCCAACTGGGGCATATGAAGTATCCAGATGTTTATATAAGTAAAAGTTATAGCTGAATCACCTATTTCTAGTGAAGTTTTATCCCTACTTTTTTCATAATTCTGACTTATATCTTGGTCAGTTCTAAAATTTGTTTCTTCTTGTTCGAGTCCAGTCTATAAGTAAAAGTCCTGGTTCATACCTAGTTGATCTAATCCATTAAACTAATACACATAACAATATCTCTAgttcaaaattataaatcaatGAAAATACATTTCCAAACACACATGCAAAAATGTCTATTTCTGGGTTATGATGGAAccatgtaatttaaaaaatacttttatcaattgatataaaatattttaaaggcaaaaaatgaatatctttttcacttgtttttttacttcatattGAAAATTTGTAGAACCAGCTGTAATTTTAAATTCCAATGTAACCAAAttcataaattcataaaaaaaaaccaacattccTTGTATCAATGACTACTGTAAACATTGAAAATCAAAGGTCAAATGTTACCCCCTGATGACAACATCAATGCCATGTTACTATAGTAATGCAGTAACCTCCTGACCCCTGTACAACTCACCTTTTCTACTGATACTTTTAGACACACTAGGACTATTCTTGTGTTCAATTATTGGCATAACATTAGCTGGATCAAAATATCCACATTTACCATTCCCAAGAACACCCTTCCAGAATCCTGACTTCGGACAATCTTCAGGGCTGAAAACATATATCTTCAAGTAATTAAATGTTATTCCCTAAAACCCCTCCACAAAACTGTCTATGGAAAATATTCTATACTGTGACAGGTAACATATCACCATCAATTTCTCCATTTAAATTTGAGTGCCTGCAAGCATGTTTAACtccaccacattatgtatgtgtttGTCCCTAGTTAGGGGGCTTGTCATTATCTtatgttgctgtgtaacatatttgtacttttttttattacaaaatgtttCTGTACCATTTGTATAAACAAGCTTCTAAATTCATTTTTCTTGAATGAACTGTCCCAGTTAACAAGGGTCATTCAGGGGAAAACATGTTTACATAAGACATTGTCTCTTgaagatattcattttttttgtaactacATCCATTTTTTCTCTGTTAAAAAGTACTAAACTGGATGATTGTGTATGCACTCCCCTCAGCCTACATGCAAACTTTGTCACATGAATGAAATGGCAAATGGGTCTGTAATTCATTATTTTAAACTTGTAAACAAAATAAGCTTCAAATTTTAACCTGAACAGAACATATTCTAATAAACCAAAAATCAGATTCATATCTGTAAGAATAACATACTTTTTATAATCTATGCATGTGAAATTTCTAAAATTCTTTATACTCCAACTTACTTTTTATCTAATACATATATGACATCATATGATTTATAATACAGGAAGTCTTTAGGTACAACCACTTCTGGGAAATCTTTCATAGCTTTAACTTGGGTAGGTCTCATCTGTAATATAATCCAGAACTCATAAAATTTTCaatgctgtggattcattattattttttggataccaattttttcgtggatttcatgggtacagggggaccatgaatttaaatgttcaacaaaatacaaattgtCTTCAGAACAGTATgcagactttgtcaaaaccacgaaatcaaatatccatgaatatgcaagtttccatcaatccacaaaaaattggtacccacaaataTAATAAAGTAATCTCAACAATTTTTCCCTGGACATATCTGgaagatctgtactttgtgtcttttacagctaatttccttaTGCATGTAGAATAAgactttggtaagcttgcttgcttgctttgtttgtatattgtacaattgtaattgggataacgttctatcaaatttaaatataatacatgtatatacaggtttaactatgcCTATTTATATTGCTTGCAGatttcaatcttaattacaatgcttcatctaaagtttataaaaacaaagcaagTAAGCCAACAAAGTCTTACTCTACAaccattaggaaattagctctaatAGTGTTGTTGTGCTTTATATTCAGCTGATAAGTTAAATCCTTTTTCACAGATTTTTATAGTCTTTATGTTGTGCAGTTACACTACCGTCAAAATCTGGGGGAGGGTTGAGCAcctgcaaacatgtttaaccccaccacattatgtatgtgcctgtcccaggttGGGAGCCTGTCAAGCAgtgtttgtcatttgttgctgtgtgtatcatttgtttttcgtttattgttttgtacataaatcagtaAGTTGGCCATTAGCTTACTCGTTTGAGTTTTACATTAGCCATTTCaaggcctttatagcttgctatgctgtatgtgttttatttttatttgttaaaatccGTCCAATGGcctatagttgctaacttctACATCAATTGTTCTCTTgagaagagttgtcttattggccaACATACTACATCTTATTTCTATCCTTGCAATAtggtatgaaatatttaataggaAACAAAGGATTGAGGAACATAAATTAGTATATAGTGGAATAACAGGAGCCAACAttaggccaaacaaaaaagtaatTGTGTTTACTGTTACATGcagaaaaaaatagggtaggcaggtaggtagggaattttttgaatttttaataatttttaataatttttttaagtcTATTGGAGCAACATTGTGACTTCAACAATTGTTAATCAAAAAAGGTaaatacaagaatgtgtccccagtacaagGATGCCTCAATCgtgctatcattttctatgttcagtggactgtgaaattgaggtaaaaactctaatttggcattaaaattagaaagatcatatcatagggaacatgtgtactgagtgttaagttgatcggacttcaacttcataaaaaactacattgaccaaaaaactttaacctgaagcgggacagacagatggaacaaacgaacggacatacagaccagaaatcataatgcccctatactatcgtaggtggggcataaaaaactttAGGGTAGTTAATACAAATAAGAGTAGGTAGGGGTATAGTAAACATACTTTTTTTGTTTGGTTCTAGCTCTACCTACCTGAGGTAACATTACAAATAATTCACTGAACAATGGACGTCTTTCTGGATCATGTTCCCAACATTTGGTCATTATCTGGTAGTATTCTTTAGGACATAAATCTGGTCGCTCTAGTCTTTGGCAGTTTGGTGCATCTATTGATTCTAATATCTATCATagaaacaagaaaataaataaactacatagaaatgtgtaaattttatcatttttgttgagGTGTAATAGTAACATGTAATACAACACATAACCCAAATAATTCAGTCCCACTCTGTCTCTCTCATTTCCTAGGGCCAACTTTCTTCATATAGTAAAAATGGGCCATGAATACTAGATTTTGATTGGTGCTTTCTGTGAGAAAGCAAATCAGCTGCCAGCATAGTTTTATTCAGTATTCTAGGGTATTTTAGCCACCATAGAGCAACAGTATGAAATGTATTCATCAAGTACAGTTGAAAATTGTTTACTTTGGTTCtaattatcaattataatatttgtttcattaaaatGTATAGCAGAACTTACTTGTTGACCAGTTAATCCTGCCCATGGCTGGAACCCGTATGTAAATATTTCCCATAACGTTACACCAAATGCCCAAATATCACTGGCTGAGgtgaattttaaataatttatacacTCTGGTGCACACCTGAAAaagaaatcagttattttttatgttgaaatatttctttgaacATCTTAACTAAACAACTATCAAAACTCAATTTCTGTTTGGTAATATattgtaaacaaacaaaatttttcATGACTTTGGcaaaaagaaaaaacacaaatataaatgGTTAGTTTAAAGTAGTCAACAGTCATCAAAATTTGTTCATACATTATGTTGGTATTGTAAGATATATTTATTGGGGTATTTTAAGGAAATCTGGTACACATTGATATAACatataaaatggttttttttcaaggattttgtaaatattaccattatgacaattttatattCGAAGTTAGAAAGAAATTAACTGACTAAAGAATGGTAGATGTAATCACAGATTCCATTTTATTGTATTCTATTTTTACATGCCTCAACAAAATCTAAAAACATGATGACACCAAAGAATTTCAATTTACCCTTTGTGATATGTCTATTGTAATCTTTGGCTTTAAAGTTTGTTGCTGTATCTCTCATTTTCTTAATTGTTTTTTGTATTGCTCATAAATGAAGCcatttagttttctcatttgatttgCTTTACATTTGGCATTTCGAAGCACTTATAGCTTTATACTATGCTGTaaggtttttgctcattgttgaaagctttAATGATCTATAAGCCTTCTACAGCATTTTTCTCTTatatatctccttatttttatattgaccaTCATATTACATTTCTTAATGTTGTGAGATATTTATTCTATgcttataaaacaaaagaaaattaagattatctcccttataccaatgactataaatatatatgtaacttaCCAAGCTATAGGCAATTTTAGGTTTAGACTAAAATTACTCTGATAGTAATCTTTACCGATACCTAAGGCTCGAGATAATCCAAAGTCACTTATTTTTACCTGAAAGAAATAGAAATATAAATGTCATAAAGTACATTGATGACAAGTTCATCTG
It contains:
- the LOC139499880 gene encoding uncharacterized protein isoform X26; protein product: MSKSSENKKMKFLAILTRSGGDIGRSLSPSPPEQRSPRPSSYIRPPCKQIIPANSIQINKTLGEGEFGIVQQGLWTTETGEKVQVAIKCLTKEKMHTGTTEFLKEANIMQNVDHENIVRMYGVVLDKDDSLMLVTELAPMRSLLECLKEQSLRTDFPLPRLCDFAQEICDGMSYLESKRLIHRDLAARNILVFSKSKVKISDFGLSRALGIGKDYYQSNFSLNLKLPIAWCAPECINYLKFTSASDIWAFGVTLWEIFTYGFQPWAGLTGQQILESIDAPNCQRLERPDLCPKEYYQIMTKCWEHDPERRPLFSELFVMLPQMRPTQVKAMKDFPEVVVPKDFLYYKSYDVIYVLDKNPEDCPKSGFWKGVLGNGKCGYFDPANVMPIIEHKNSPSVSKSISRKDSKRENQESNTPKIKLSRKDSKKEKELDTPKVKLSRKESNRKSLRRFNAEMISGPQNDLRHTGHIGYDGAIFGDVGFIGDNYDKLPVKVASTGKEGESRISTVSLNRDENGHNMNGSLGTNGHSWISQESIDSQYVTRTDEVDSGDFQYQDIDDDSIFADFKMPDMSSSFDFGPSFMDEVLKAINDKEAKLANSSSNDSSATTTPQHESPPKLMTNGRGSKSPPPPLPVQPPRLEPRNREPPKPEPRKQAKVKPMSASDEKMIDDAIAMANELSSRSHMSSSQEPSSPDKYQSDSESDSGSPQNGSRFKFSFKRSPKLDRQRTFSEEIKNKADQVESVPPGAMEAYNQLVMRGSVKEKSGTSYSSEEREVTPPKREVTPVKRELTPVRREITPAKREIIPAKRDITPAKREITPAKREITPMKREVTPERREVTPVHQDSTYGVPLAMIDDFDLEPPEMNFNQFTEMSYHQKPVPKPRPDSKRSDIPIPAPKPRPEIIQRVEPVPRPQKPPPEIPQEYDLKVKLPEDEYRPKILDTSSEQTSECDSEDIKNNVEVLRIDEPDSDNVHTDSGTESVNSATEVNRQDDSRRDSYNKSSSLFVGEDFSEPSPREIMNKLARESRIRRSLDHQRGVISGSEEGHSRNIREPQGIPGKGAMSSSTGGDEDVETNPLRMLRGGAIPIRGGRVGQGMNHKTYNSKLHVKIPTLHHSMSVDSGTIQHVKERDATNLPSPTRAPAIPPRSNSVSGDGNSLPLPPRMPLRHSTPIGAKRERKFPLQIDDSGIDGHSTPQSLVRNYAWSESSKLTQHERTLPPAPPPPLKKHQIDDKPFDSGLDEDDDVFEGHDITPPSTLKIDTSSKSSTFPRVKFQFQKVKCNLEQLGFYNRKDPFWVKTLTLAGRNISDRGSSEEVSPLMLANYKTSEGVSYEDLLDFAFDREKNCEEVEMMRSVFKNEISVEDCQQALTETKWIVPMAIKYVKLKQLLSAQLGDITLCKEALMACDWDVQRAANHVLSNLSSPEIIDV